The following is a genomic window from Ictalurus furcatus strain D&B chromosome 14, Billie_1.0, whole genome shotgun sequence.
ACGTCCCGCTTGTAatgttttaatccttttttttggGGTTGGTTCTAGTTAATGGTTCCTGAATCCGTGATTGCGGAGAGGTCAAGATGGCAGTTCAGAATTCAAATCCGTGATCTTTTTCTCAGTAGTGATGATGACATGTGGTTCACTGTCTGTGTATGGttgttgtttgtgtatattgCTTTCGTCTGCATTATATATCCCAGATGTTCGATGTGACGAGCGTCGTGTCGGCTGCTGCGCCGACGCAAAGTGGGCCAAAAaaagaattataataattataattacctTTATTAAGAGCAGCTTATTTATTCGTCCGTGCACTCGTTCATATCCACTGCTTTATGCTGCCTTCAGGTCCTCTTTGGAGATTCACACGTACGAGTTGGCAGGAAGTCGTGATTACAACGTGGGGGGGGGGAACGGACGTCATATGAgaactttgtgtttttatttatttattttttcgtATCATTGACGGCTTTACCGAAAGAAAACGAAGGACTCGATCTATCCGTCTCGCTCTGGTTAAGCGTCAAACGTGCGAAATTATCACGTGAATCTTCACGTTAATGATCACGTTCAACGCCGTGAGGTTTTttgttgtgggggggggggatacgtTGTACTTACGAGTTGTAATTCCGACATCGAGGCGACGTTCGCCTCGTACTTAGGACGTTTCTGACGGGACTTGAAGGCAGCattagatcagatcagatcagatcagcgCAGATATAACACCTCATGCCATTCTAATCCATTTATAagactaattaattaatattcatcGATTTATAGAAGGAACTGGGTCCAAAAATGGAGTCGTGAATTTTCTGATTATTCGCTTTGTGAGTTTGGAATCAAGGTGCACAAGGCTCCATTaagaacagaacaaaacaaaaaaaaacacgacgTAGCGTTTatgatatgtaaatataataataataataataataataataataataataataataatgagcagGTTTGGACATGCCTTTCTAGTGAACGTGTGTGGAGTAGAAACAGCTAAACCGATTAccagtgtgtggagtgtgtagaGGTTGAAATATTTCGTGAGCTGAACGGCACTTTggcttttatttaatgtagtttcgtgcttttttttttgttttttttttttgttgtttttttttttgttttttgtttttttttgagtgagatttattattttatttcttcgaTTAGGCGAAAGCACATCTTGTGAATCTTTTTGTATTTgataatcataataaatatattcttaatGTCCTGACGTCTACAGTGTGTTTCATAAGTGTGAAGTCTTCCTGGTACACAGGTTTACAGAACATCACGCCTTGATTTAAAGTCTGGTCTATCGACAAGAATTCattacgtttttatttatttattaagtataaactttaaaaaaaaaaaacgataccGTGTTATTAAATTAAGTTGGTGTTGTGTGTTATTACGTGGGTGAAATATTGTTATGGTCTGAATGCATTCTCAGAAGTAAACAAACCAAACTGTGCTGTTCCTTGTTTCTGGAGTGGTACCAGGGAAAGTACATTTAATTACCCCTTTAGTGTGCATCTTCTACACAATAAgtaatacagtactgtacaaggTCAGTCTGAAATCTTATTAGATTAGAGCGAACGGGTTCTCATCGGGGCATGAAATCTCCAGAAGCAGGACTGAAGACCCTCGGCGGAAGCTGTAAGGACTATTTGTAACAGCGAACACACTTTCGATCATTACCCCTGTCTGTAATGCCGAATAGTGGCTTTTGCATCTTCGGTGCCAAATAATGCTAATAGAGGTCTACCACTTGGTTTGAAACCCAAGCCTAACAAATTGAATCCAAACTATTTCATGTCATCTGGAATATTTTACGTATGTTATATTGATAATGGGACTAAACTTTGCagggtttatttattgagaCTCAAAAGAAACTTCTGGAAGGAGACCGGATCTCTCCTTGAGAAACCTCTGGACCGAGAGCGGAAACCTCTGGAACGAGACCGGATCTCTCCTAGAGAAACCTCTGGGACGAGACCGGAAACCTCTGGACCGAGACCGGATCTCTCCTTGAGAAACCTCTGGAACGAGACCGGATCTCTCCTTGAGAAACCTCTGGAACGAGACCGGATCTCTCCTAGAGAAACCTCTGGGACGAGACCGGAAACCTCTGGACCGAGACTGGATCTCTCCTTGAGAAACCTCTGGAACGAGACCGGATCTCTCCTTGAGAAACCTCTGGGACGAGACCAGATCTCTCCTTGAGAAACCTCTGGGACGAGACCGGAAACCTCTGGACCGAGACCGGATCTCTCCTCAAGAAACCTCTGGAATGAGACCGGATCTCAAGGAGCTTGATTAAGGATGGCAGGTTGAAACTAACATGAACGTCAGAAGCTCAGTCTGTAATGCTTAATGGATTCTATCTTGACTGCTGTTTAAGTGTTTTCTCTTGATACCATAGGGCTCAACCATGCTAGTGGAGGTTTCCCCACTTACTCCTAAACCCAAGTCTGATAAATCAAAGAAATTTTGTAGCATTAGTCTTCTTAAAAGTAGACAAGAAATAAGGACTGGGCGGAGTAGAGATCTTCCGATTGTTAAGAATTCCGTaaataaaggtaaataaaacaaaacaccagaTTTTCTTTAATGCTTTATTGAAAGGATCTCCTTGCAGGAGGGAGCAGGTTTTGATGGGGCACTCTGGAGAACCAGACATGTCTGAGTGGAACCAAGCAGCCTGAATGCACTCAAGAGCTGCTCTTATCCACCAGTCTCCAATCAGGTTTTGCAGAAAGTCCTGCTTTTAAACCTGAGCTTCATGAACATGCCCAGATCTCCAGAATCACCACAATGCCATGCTCCTACCTGCTTCACTCAATGAATaacttcatttttaattattactattattttttaatctaaatcTTCTTTTACACAAACCGGGTCTGAAGGGCTACAACTCTGCACAACTGAATGGTTTCCTAATCTCAGCAGACCTGAATCAGCTCATGAGTTCATCTTTTTTCGTGAGTTGGATCAGGTGTGTTCTAGTGGAAATCACTCAGTTCTGTGGTCCTGAAGGAGCGGGATTGAAGAACATTGACCTAAATTTTAAAACGGTGTCTCTCACAAGTTTTGGCACAGTAGAACATCCTCTAACAACCTGGAAAGATACAAATGTAGAATAATGTTATCTGAGGACCATGTGTAATTCTGGATTCTGGAGTTGGTTTAGGTTTTGGAACGCCGCGCGTTGATTAGATTTATGATGTCGGCCCGGACTTCGGAAACGTTCACCCTTGGAAACCACCTCATCAGCGGCTTTCCATCGGGGCCCACCAGAAACTTCTCGAAGTTCCACTTGATGTCGGTGACTTTCAGCGGCTCCCAAAACAGTCTGCCGGCGGGGCTTCCAAAGCTGTTGCCGACAGGTGGGCAGGCGTTCTGAATAGGCAGAAAGAAGGATTATGTTAATCCCATTTTAATTTAACTCCAAAATCTATTCTACCAGCTTGGGTTTTAACCGCATCAAAGCCTCGGTTCTGGCCGATGAATTAAACGTAACTTTGCACGCTTGCCTCGTTCTATATGAGTAGTCATCTACAGCCGTCCTGCAAAGATCCTGCTGTAGCTTTGCAATGACTGGGCTCTTTTCGAGCTATTAGGatcaggacttgtgtgaaatgaAAGACACTTAAGCCCTAAACTTGGGTTGTTGTCGTTACCACATGGGTATTTACCTTCAGGAAAGTGAAAACACTTTGCTCGTTTTCACCGTTCACATCACCGCTTTCAAAGAGCTGGAAGTTTGGAACAAATCCGTTGCCTGGGCGGACATACCTGTGAATGCAACCAGAGAAATGCCACGTCAAATTAAACGTGTGTCTCACAGACGGACCGGACCTTGTCGGAATGAGGTGGAAGATCTAACGTTCGTAAGATCCAACATGTATTTTAGTACTCGTAATAGTGGGTACGTTACCGATCTTCACAATATACTTTTGGATTACGTTAATACGTGATCGTAAAGGCGGCGCGTCTGGGACCGTTGCGAGTTCTAGCGCACACGCTTCCAGTTCCctagtcacttcctgtttatggACTTTACGAAGAATCATTCGTGCACTAACTCTCTGCGAGGTCTTACCGGTATGTTCACTGAGAAGGTTCTGAGCCGTTGTTTCTGATTTGTTTACTAATCCCAAGGATTCGTGAGGGGACGGCGTGAGTGGTTTTGGAGGGCAGAGTGGTGATCaggatggagatggagaggtCTACAGGGATATGGTTGGCCAAACATGCCGATGGGCTTGGAGCACCTTAGGGGCAAGGATGGAGTGGGGATCAGGAAGTTGATTGGGCCTGTGGTGGTGATGTGAGCTTGGAGATAAAGATTTGGATGGAGAGGGTTCCAACAGGGTGAGGTGGATGAGACTCGGGGCACGTGGAGATTTGGTGCACACGGCGTTACGTGTGGATGGTGGAGACAGTCTAGTTTCGACCCACTGGTCAGAGGAAATAGGGTTTTGTTTTGGAACGTAGCTTTCTCTATGGATTAGTTCTCACACCGGTTTTCTGATCTTGTAGGCCTCTAGACATGAGCGAGTCTATCTGAGATGATATACGCATGCAGCTTgcacaatgctaaactggtaCCTATTATCCTTCCTTATTTGTTCACAACGTTTGCCTTGTGGCTCCAGTGTAAACCCGAAGAAGCAAACCTGTCTTGGCTGATTGATCGTATTTTGAGTATGGGTAAAGACGTGCAAGTTCCTGTTCCCCCTTAACGTACATAAGTAAGTATTAGCAGTGAGGTAACGTAACCTGACCTCTCGTATGACATTTAATCATGAAGTGATGAATGTAGACTTCAGTTCTAGGCTTAATAAAGGTGGAATTAGCGATGAACCATTTCTGCAAGGTCACGTTGCAATTGTGTAATGGATCTTCCTGCTAACAAACTGCCTTCTCTGATTAAAATCTGCTGAATGATTGCCTTCCCCAAGTCGACCCATGACTCTCGGTTTATAATCCGACACTTCCTAAATGTTTAGATGCAAGCTAAAAAGTCCGATCAAAACGACTTACTTTAGTATTGGCAAGATCTCTTCATTAAACCCGGGTTCCTGTTTCCCAAACTGGTTACAAGGAAATCCGAGAATGGTGAAGCCCAGATCTTTGAGCTCCTCCTGTAGTGCATTCAGTTCTGAGTGagataacaaacaaacagtgcttTAGGGAGATTTGGAAAGACATCAAGACCTTTATTTGTTTGGCCTTTTTCCATGATTATGAAAAGCAAGCGAAGAGTGACGGGACTGGACCAGTGGCATCTGCTCAAATATTGACCTCTATTGGCATCATGGTATAAGGGTCACATGTTTCAAAAATCTCAAACTCTTACCCAAATACTGGAAGGTAAGTCCTCAGAAGGTGGCCACGTTGACAACGAGGACGTACTTCCCGGAATACTGACGGAAGGGAATGTGCAAACCTTCAGTCAACGTCTTCGCTCCATAGTTGAATATGGAGCCATCCACAGCCTGGTTACATAACTGTTGAGAAACACAAATTCTTAGTTCCAGTCTCTCATACTCGTGTCTCTAACTCTTTTTAGGTAACAAGCCACgttaattcagttcaattcagttttatttgtgtagcgcttttaacaatggacattgtcccagtgcagctttacagaaacatatgaaTTCAGGAgagagattttaaatgtatggatttatccctattgagcgagccagaggtgacggtggtgagggaaaaactccctgagatgatacgaggaagaaaccttgagaggaaccagactcagaagggaacccgtcctcatctggggaacgacggatagtATGattcgaaataaataaataaataaatctcttctataaatgtactaatactacatggtcaaatgggaaattcattacagtttttccatgaagtctgttttgttgaacctctccactgttcactggtggagacttgagtgcaaaactgtttttgCAGTCCTAAAGCCATCACAGCACACTGTAAATGTTCAtttgaattgaggtccaaagccatcgtTATGGTTGTTCAGTGGagccatcctcagtaatctcaatgatctttaggctgcaccatgtggggccatccgcAGCAGCAGCACGGAACTTCAAATTGATGAGAattccaaccagaagtagggcatcaggacgGATCGGGCGGGTCCGATTACAGTCGGTCCAAGGTCGAGTGGGCCGGATTGAGAAAAATCAGCTGGTTGAGCAAATTATGTTCCTTTTTCTATTAAAACCTGGATTTAACTGggattatactgtatgtcatgAATCGACACAAAATATTCCAGTATAGTGAagtgggcacacggtggcttggcacgttcgcctcacacctccagggtcgggggttcgattcccaccgtggccctccgggtactccggtttcctcccccagtccaaagacatgcatggtagactgacgGGCAGCTCCAAAGTGtccgcagtgtatgaatggctacaatggattggcaccctgtccagggtgtacccccattatgccccatgctccctgggatcggctccaggttccccatgacccagtaggataagtgggatagaagatggatggattataacattttctcagtacaggggTTTATCTCTTTCGCCCCTTCGACTAgttcttttttcttattttattttcaattcgaTTACGGTTGATTTTAGCACAAAGATTTCAACGTGCCGGATTAGAACCTCAATCCGGCCAGTTGCGGGTCATACGTTTGACTGGTTAGACTGGTTAAACAAACGGCCGTTCCGTGAGAGAAACGGTATTATCATTCCAGTCGTCTCCGAAGGTGGTTAATAATTATCTAGAACCCAGCGATCTTTCGGTGGGTGTTTGGGGCAGTTCTTGTTTGTGAATGCGTGTCGAAACGTGCCCTATGCCCTAAAACAAACACGCCACCACCAGAAATAAGCGTGGTTCTAACCTGCATTGTATCACATTTAAAACCACTCCCACGCAttaaacaatcacacacattatgatctcatctgaaaaataaacatcacGAGAGTATCCAAACATTGCACAAACCTAACCTTTGGTCCGTGTTTTCAAAGAGTCTAGGATCAGTTGCGCAATACCTGGTGGGTCATTTTGGTCATGTTCCTGTTACGGCTAGGGGATATGATGACATAACCCTGATACTGTGATAAACAATTTCGCAATAAACTTTtctaagatatatatatatatatatatatatctatatatatatatatatatatatatatatatat
Proteins encoded in this region:
- the gpx3 gene encoding glutathione peroxidase 3 gives rise to the protein MGIQKNIWVSVLLLVSGVQQSVTAGCNTQLCNQAVDGSIFNYGAKTLTEGLHIPFRQYSGKYVLVVNVATFUGLTFQYLELNALQEELKDLGFTILGFPCNQFGKQEPGFNEEILPILKYVRPGNGFVPNFQLFESGDVNGENEQSVFTFLKNACPPVGNSFGSPAGRLFWEPLKVTDIKWNFEKFLVGPDGKPLMRWFPRVNVSEVRADIINLINARRSKT